One stretch of Solenopsis invicta isolate M01_SB chromosome 16, UNIL_Sinv_3.0, whole genome shotgun sequence DNA includes these proteins:
- the LOC105196111 gene encoding uncharacterized protein LOC105196111, with translation MRFITAIVFITLSIAAICSQEFGRRISFIKTADANSDNQQLNTNEYSSIRKRQLEKLQPFQIKNSQQKNIVNYNVQRPSSIYTPLNTSFSTIKQSLSTPYFTPRLTSQQSETYVPQTFRGSTFFNPQSNQFLHSASLPMNCSKLSSSCLTPQSLFSSLIKPQSFRSLFKTGKKSIFDAINNIGSAEKNNNTISMLEIDMTNIIGVDQIYGVTKNKTVEATSPAPSSQTPSSTYALPPQTPSPTYAPKPPSPTYALPPQTPPPRTPQPYLPPRTPQPYLPPRTPQPYLPPRTPPPRTSLLPTLPPITRRPPAYYLPPVTSTTTFPNVSKKGPQIAETNATIATTNTSKTIQTDSDLDHPPHIHSLNVECSKTTMTINIEFNRAFYGIIYSKGFYTNSECIYVKQNSGLTRYSFKVNLGSCGTKFVNDFESAAGQAYLENVLVLQNEPDIQEVWDTVRRVQCIWEGNINQTLTTNLSVDMLNQEIVTFNGDTATAKLDIQIGKGPFAPVADGLVRIGETMTLVVSVKGDSDFDLQVRDCLARDETSTNMLKLIDEKGCNLKPKLLESFKKTNDTGNTGASIIAYAFFHAFKFPDVMDLFIECNVELCKPNCEPCLEQVYFKSPPSKPLTHNATANLEIKIGNDPFGVLANKPVRVDTTLSLVISVKVDPGFDMEVRDCFARDQASNKSVNITDENGCILDSRFDAFKKTNETRNTGASIIAFSSFKAFKFYDMNVFVKCNVEICKTSCDPCPKVNQHIHSGRRRRSLTYTSLNSSTNSVQLSDSIRVKQHLKVIPLDDLNM, from the exons ATGAGGTTTATTACAGCAATTGTTTTCATCACTCTCTCGATTGCAGCGATATGCAGTCAGGAGTTCGGCCGTCGCATCAGCTTCATAAAAACCGCGGACGCAAATTCCG ataATCAACAATTGAATACAAATGAGTATTCATCAATCAGAAAAAGACAGCTCGAAAAACTTCAACCCTTTCAAATCAAGAACTCACAGCAAAAGAACATAGTGAACTATAACGTCCAGCGGCCATCATCAATCTACACTCCTCTAAATACTAGTTTCTCGACAATCAAACAATCTTTGTCCACACCATATTTTACTCCGCGACTAACTAGCCAACAGTCTGAAACATACGTACCACAAACATTCAGAGGCTCCACATTCTTTAATCCTCAATCAAATCAGTTTTTGCATTCGGCCTCTTTGCCAATGAATTGCTCAAAATTGTCATCCAGTTGTTTAACACCGCAATCTCTGTTTTCCTCATTGATTAAACCGCAATCATTCCGTTCTCTCTTTAAGACTGGCAAGAAAAGCATATTTGATGCAATTAATAACATTGGGAGTgctgagaaaaataataatacaattagtATGCTCGAAATTGACATGACT aataTTATAGGGGTCGACCAAATCTACggagttacaaaaaataaaacagttgaAGCAACATCACCTGCACCATCATCACAAACACCATCATCAACATATGCACTACCACCACAAACACCATCACCAACATATGCACCAAAACCACCATCACCAACATATGCACTACCACCACAAACACCACCACCACGTACACCACAACCATATCTACCACCACGTACACCACAACCATATCTACCACCACGTACACCACAACCATATCTACCACCACGTACACCACCACCACGTACATCACTTCTACCAACTTTACCACCCATAACTAGAAGACCACCAGCATACTATCTTCCTCCGGTAACAAGTACAACTACTTTTCCAAATGTATCAAAAAAAGGTCCCCAAATTGCTGAAACTAATGCTACAATTGCTACAACTAATACTTCAA AAACCATTCAGACTGATAGTGATCTCGATCATCCTCCACATATTCATAGCCTCAATGTGGAATGCAGTAAAACTACGATGACAATCAATATTGAATTCAATCGCGCATTTTACGGCATTATTTATTCTAAG GGATTTTACACAAATTCGGAATGTATCTATGTAAAACAGAATTCTGGCTTAACGCGATACTCTTTCAAGGTGAATCTAGGCTCCTGCGGAACTAAATTTGTCAACGATTTCGAGAGTGCGGCTGGCCAAGCATATTTGGAAAATGTTCTCGTATTACAA AATGAACCGGATATACAAGAAGTCTGGGATACAGTTCGAAGAGTACAATGCATCTGGGAAGGAAACATCAATCAGACTCTGACAACGAATCTCTCAGTAGATATGTTGAACCAGGAGATTGTTACATTTAATGGCGATACTGCGACAGCCAAATTAGATATTCAAATAGGCAAAGGACCTTTCGCACCAGTAGCCGATGGACTTGTAAGGATTGGAGAAACAATGACTTTAGTAGTTTCCGTGAAGGGTGATTCTGATTTTGATCTTCAG GTACGCGACTGTTTGGCGCGAGACGAAACTTCGACCAACATGCTGAAACTTATCGATGAAAAAGGCTGTAATTTAAAACCAAAACTTTtggaatcatttaaaaaaacaaatgataCCGGCAATACAGGCGCTTCTATTATCGCTTATGCATTCTTTCATGCTTTTAAATTTCCCGACGTTATGGATCTATTCATCGAGTGTAACGTCGAATTATGTAAACCTAACTGCGAACCTTGTCTGGAA CAAGTGTATTTTAAATCTCCACCTTCAAAACCTTTGACTCATAATGCTACAGCCAATCTAGAAATTAAAATCGGTAATGATCCGTTTGGAGTTTTAGCCAACAAACCTGTAAGAGTTGATACAACTTTGAGTTTAGTAATCTCTGTAAAGGTTGATCCTGGTTTTGATATGGAG GTACGCGACTGTTTTGCTCGAGACCAAGCCTCGAATAAATCTGTAAACATCACCGACGAAAATGGCTGCATTTTAGATTCACGATTTGATGCATTTAAAAAGACAAACGAAACCCGCAATACAGGCGCTTCTATTATTGCTTTTTCGTCTTTTAaagcttttaaattttatgacatgAATGTATTCGTCAAATGTAATGTCGAAATATGTAAAACCAGCTGCGATCCATGTCCGAAAGTAAATCAA
- the LOC105196067 gene encoding uncharacterized protein LOC105196067 isoform X1, whose product MLRGTKTGNCLTVRELEKQFRPHDLPMHDNKNESIIQVLEANPGIENTITGEEAESETNTALPRRDDLPIVQSQGINHAFIQRELELLRQERELLRKEIQILKRQRTSYLEDSTIAMQSTIGLNIKMVSELLPEFSDETGDFRTWRQHLDLLRKTYQLEDSAIKILLSLRLKGKALKWFYAKEKHLEIAEFLDSMSSSIDHRPSQLTLWKRFENRLWQKNESFYEYYFDKVTLANEITVNPQELIDLVIDGIPDIGLKNQVRMRRLEKVEDILDTFHNVTLRDELEINGDDQEDKKSISRQSIASGNGSLFVKRCFNCSTLGHISKNCMKPWRKWGSCFRCGSYQHHVENCTQICRRRKY is encoded by the coding sequence ATGCTGAGAGGAACAAAGACCGGGAACTGCTTGACCGTTAGAGAATTAGAGAAACAATTTCGTCCGCATGACTTGCCCATGCACGATAATAAAAATGAGTCTATCATTCAAGTATTGGAAGCTAACCCAGGAATTGAAAACACCATTACTGGTGAAGAAGCCGAATCAGAGACAAATACTGCATTGCCGAGACGCGACGACTTGCCGATTGTACAATCGCAAGGCATCAATCACGCCTTTATACAGAGAGAGTTGGAATTGCTCCGACAAGAGCGAGAACTTCTGCGCAAAGAGATTCAAATTTTAAAGCGTCAACGAACATCATATTTGGAAGATAGTACGATAGCAATGCAATCCACGATTggattgaatataaaaatggtttcgGAACTGTTGCCCGAATTCTCAGATGAGACAGGCGATTTCCGCACCTGGAGACAGCATCTGGATTTATTACGAAAGACATATCAGTTGGAGGACAGtgcgattaaaattttgttaagtttACGATTAAAAGGTAAAGCACTAAAATGGTTTTATGCAAAAGAGAAGCATTTGGAGATTGCGGAGTTCTTGGACTCAATGAGTTCATCCATCGACCATCGCCCGAGTCAGCTGACATTGTGGAAAAGATTCGAGAATCGTTTGTGGCAAAAGAATGAAAGCTTCTATGAGTACTATTTCGACAAGGTAACTTTGGCCAACGAAATCACTGTTAATCCTCAAGAATTGATCGATTTGGTAATAGATGGTATTCCGGATATTGGATTAAAGAATCAGGTACGGATGCGTCGTCTTGAAAAGGTGGAGGACATTCTGGATACCTTTCATAATGTTACTCTTCGCGATGAGCTGGAAATCAATGGAGATGACCAAGAGGACAAGAAATCTATATCCAGGCAATCAATAGCGTCAGGAAATGGATCGCTTTTTGTAAAGCGTTGCTTTAATTGCAGTACGCTGGGACACATCAGCAAGAATTGCATGAAGCCTTGGCGTAAGTGGGGCTCGTGTTTCCGTTGTGGCAGTTATCAGCATCACGTGGAGAATTGTACACAGATATGCCGTCGGCGGAAGTACTAA
- the LOC105196067 gene encoding uncharacterized protein LOC105196067 isoform X2, whose amino-acid sequence MLRGTKTGNCLTVRELEKQFRPHDLPMHDNKNESIIQVLEANPGIENTITGEEAESETNTALPRRDDLPIVQSQGINHAFIQRELELLRQERELLRKEIQILKRQRTSYLEDSTIAMQSTIGLNIKMVSELLPEFSDETGDFRTWRQHLDLLRKTYQLEDSAIKILLSLRLKGKALKWFYAKEKHLEIAEFLDSMSSSIDHRPSQLTLWKRFENRLWQKNESFYEYYFDKNQVRMRRLEKVEDILDTFHNVTLRDELEINGDDQEDKKSISRQSIASGNGSLFVKRCFNCSTLGHISKNCMKPWRKWGSCFRCGSYQHHVENCTQICRRRKY is encoded by the exons ATGCTGAGAGGAACAAAGACCGGGAACTGCTTGACCGTTAGAGAATTAGAGAAACAATTTCGTCCGCATGACTTGCCCATGCACGATAATAAAAATGAGTCTATCATTCAAGTATTGGAAGCTAACCCAGGAATTGAAAACACCATTACTGGTGAAGAAGCCGAATCAGAGACAAATACTGCATTGCCGAGACGCGACGACTTGCCGATTGTACAATCGCAAGGCATCAATCACGCCTTTATACAGAGAGAGTTGGAATTGCTCCGACAAGAGCGAGAACTTCTGCGCAAAGAGATTCAAATTTTAAAGCGTCAACGAACATCATATTTGGAAGATAGTACGATAGCAATGCAATCCACGATTggattgaatataaaaatggtttcgGAACTGTTGCCCGAATTCTCAGATGAGACAGGCGATTTCCGCACCTGGAGACAGCATCTGGATTTATTACGAAAGACATATCAGTTGGAGGACAGtgcgattaaaattttgttaagtttACGATTAAAAGGTAAAGCACTAAAATGGTTTTATGCAAAAGAGAAGCATTTGGAGATTGCGGAGTTCTTGGACTCAATGAGTTCATCCATCGACCATCGCCCGAGTCAGCTGACATTGTGGAAAAGATTCGAGAATCGTTTGTGGCAAAAGAATGAAAGCTTCTATGAGTACTATTTCGACAAG AATCAGGTACGGATGCGTCGTCTTGAAAAGGTGGAGGACATTCTGGATACCTTTCATAATGTTACTCTTCGCGATGAGCTGGAAATCAATGGAGATGACCAAGAGGACAAGAAATCTATATCCAGGCAATCAATAGCGTCAGGAAATGGATCGCTTTTTGTAAAGCGTTGCTTTAATTGCAGTACGCTGGGACACATCAGCAAGAATTGCATGAAGCCTTGGCGTAAGTGGGGCTCGTGTTTCCGTTGTGGCAGTTATCAGCATCACGTGGAGAATTGTACACAGATATGCCGTCGGCGGAAGTACTAA